TACATGGAAAAACACGCGGTTTCGCGGTTAATCGGCGCTCCTCCCGGTTATGTGGGTTACGAGGAAGGGGGACAACTATCGGAAGCGGTGCGTCGTCGTCCCTATTCTGTGGTTTTATTGGATGAAGTGGAGAAGGCCCATCGGGATGTTTTTAACATTTTATTACAAGTGCTTGACGATGGGCGCATTACCGACTCTCAGGGGCGAGTGGTGGATTTTCGGAATACGATTATCGTCATGACCAGTAATATTGGCAGTGACCATATTTTAAATGTTTCCGAAGATGCCGATTATGAGGAGATGCGGAAACGGGTTTTAACAGCTTTGCGGAGTCATTTTCGTCCCGAATTTTTGAATCGTATCGACGATTTAATTATTTTCCATACCCTGAAAAAAGAAGAATTGCGTTACATTGTTCGTCTGCAATTACAGCGTCTGGAAAGATTATTAGCAGAACAAAAAATTAATCTAGAATTAACTGCGGCCGCAGAAGATCATATCGTTACTGTTGGTTACGATCCTACCTACGGTGCGCGACCTTTAAAACGCGCTATCCAACGAGAGTTAGAGAATCCTTTAGCCACAAAAATTCTCGAACAAGCTTTTATGGAAGGGGATACGGTGGTAATTGATTGTCTGGATGAGGTGTTAAGTTTTAGCAAAAAGGAGCTAAAAAAGGAAGGGACAACATTAGAATTAGCCGTGGTTAACCTCAGTTCGGATTAAAACCAGACAGAGGATATATTGCCCTTCTGAGTTTACCGTAAAAGCGAAAAATGCCGGAAAAGAACCCTATTTTTTTGCTTAAACGAGAGGGAGATTAGCTGGCACTCGCGGCGGCTGGATTTCCCGAAGCTTATGGCAGACTTGTCACAGAAAGTCAAGAAGAGCCAAAATTTTCTCGTTGGTTCAATAAGAAAAAACACACCGCTAACACTTCGAGACGGGAAAAGTTCCCCGAGAAAGACTTTTTCCTGATCGAAAAATTAGCGGTAATTTGTTTTTATTTACAGAAGTTAATCGTAGTTATTGATAAATCTCTATATCACGATAAGGTCAAGAAGATTTATCAATTCAGCTAATTTCTAAGCACGAGTAGAGAGTTTTTTCATCCTAGAGGCTAACCCCAATCCGCCTAGTCCTAACAAGGCAACAGCGGAACCCGGTTCAGGAATATTAGTAGGGGGAGTAGGAGGAGTGTTTACTGTCCCGTTAACACTGAATTGAAAAGCTTTAAATGCAGGATCAACGGACCAAGTACCTCCTTGATTAATACTAAAAAGGGAACTATCACCAATCGACCAGCCAAGCTCTCCTCCTTGGTTAACAGAGTTAGTTCTAGCCCATCGATATTGCCCCCCACTGACGTTTGATGAAATCCCAGCAACTAACCAGTAAGTAGTATCAGCGGCTAATGTTTGCGGAGTAGGAGCGCTAAAGTTGTTATTAGCGGCAGTGCTAGTAATGGGACTAGGATTATTAAAAGTGGTTATCAGAGCACCGGTGTCTCCAGCGTCGTCTCGATGGAGGCGCACAAATAACGAGTTATTTGCAGTCAGTTCTCGGAACAAAAGAGTGACCGAGTTAAGAGTATAACCATAACTAATACTGCCAGTTTTAAAACTTGAACGCACCCATTGATTAAATGTTATATCGCTTCCAGTAGTCGGATCTGAGGTTATTGGAGGTAGGTTGCTAACGAGGGTGGTGGCAGAAGCTTGTTGTCCTAAGCCCAAGGAAAGAAGGAGAGCAAGGCTACCCCCCCCCATTTTCGCCAAAATTTGCTGGTTTTTGGTCATTTTTCAAACTCTAAGGTTAAAAAGGATAAAGTTGATCTCGATTGATGGTCTATCTTCTGAGGGCTGCCTCAGAAAATAATCCTCGCAATAACTTAGCACAGATTTCTAGCTTCCGGGAAGGTAAATCGGCAACATTTATACGCACTGATACAAGATTAATCACATATCTTGTCGCGCAGAGTATTGTGTCCATTCAACTAATTTCGGCTCTTCTAGAGCCATAATATATCATAACTACTCTAGAAGAACCCGCAATATCAACTGATTTTGGTATATAATTGAGATTGTATTTAATCATTATTCTTCACTTAAGTTAAAATCAATTCGTTGATAAATATCCAGCAATGAGATTTGAAAATCCACAGAGTGAAACCTTAAAACATCATTCTCTGATTCAGATGCTTTAAACAACCATTCTCCATTATTTTGTTGATAAAATTGTTCCACATAATAACGGTATTGATCAATCAAAATATATTCCTTAAAGTCAGGAATTGAACGATAAAACTTAAACTTATCAGTGCGATCATAATCTCGAGTTGATTTCGATAAAACCTCGACAATGATTAACGCATTAGTTACAGTATTTGTGCCTTTTCCTTCATATAATGGTTTGCCTTTAATTACCATGACATCAGGATAAGTATAAAAGCGGTATATTGGCATCCATAACCGTACATCACTCATGAAAGTCCAATAATCTTCATTATTAATCTTAGCTGGAAAATTTTTATAAAAATTACCAGCAATCAGATTATGATTAGTAGTTGCTCCCGTCATAGGAATAATTTCTCCATCTAAATATTCATTTTTGTATTCTGCTGTTTCTTCTAGCTGACAATATTCTTCGGGTGTATAATACCGTTTTTCGATTTGAACTTGCATACTAACCTCCCTTATCTTGGTTAAATTTCCATTCAATAGCAGCCTTAATATTGGCTTGTGCTGAACCTTTGGTCACTAAAGAGATACCAGTTTTACCCCAAACTTGTAACCCAAATTCTCAAGTAACCTGACTGGGTGGATTGGCTTGGGAAACTCCCTGTTTGATCGAATTTAATAATAATTATACATAGTCATTGACAATATTAGTAAGTAGGTAGGTATTGAAAACTTTCAGATTCCCCCGCCTATCGGCACTCCCCTGATCAAGGGGGGATCAAGGGGGGATTAAAGGCAAAATCCATTTTTAATTTAATTATAACCAGCTACTTAACTCCTGTTTAAAAAAATTTTGTTTTTTCTTCTATATTCTCGAACTGTATATAAATTTTTACACGATCGGAGGCTTGTATTTCTGTAATTTTTATCTCCTCAATCCTGCCCCCAGTCTCAGACAATATTGAGATGACCAGTCTATACAATTATCCCCTAGGGAAAATCAAGCCTTTTGGCGAATTGATTAAAAAGCCATTAAGCGCTCTTGCCAAAACAGGCCACAACCTGATAGACTCATTAAACCAAGGCTTCAGGGAATAGAATGGAGCAGTTCATCCCTAAGAGGGATTGACTTTTACAAGGTTTTATGCCCGCTCAACTGGAGAGTCCCCGAAATCTGGTGATTAAGAGTTTTAGCCTTTTGGCTACTGGACTGACTAAGCAGACCTAACCAATTCAACTGTATGATACCGAGTCAAGACATCGGCGAGGCAGTAGATTCAGTCAGAAAAACTGACGCACAAGACTTCTCTAATTTAATGCCTAGACCTGGCTGGCAACAAGTGGCGGGTTTAGGTAGAGGTTGTTTTTGGTATTGAACCCCGATTCTGTTCGTTCTTTACCGGTTTTAGTGATTGCCAATAGGGATTAAGCCTGTAATTGGTTGAAAATTTCTATTTATTCGCAAAAATCCCTAGTTGCTCCCTGTTCAGTAATTTTCCCCAACCCATTCTCTGGAAATCACCTTCCAGAACAATTTAGTTATTTTAGTTACCTAAACTAACCAATTACTTGATTAGCTCGGCTGCAAAACCGTGCGTGCGACTTTCACCGCACACGGCTTCAAGCTACATCCAATATCTCTTGGAGAGATACCGCCATTCTATGGTGTGACTTGTGACAGTAGTTATGCACTATTGCCTTGTTCGTTTTTTTGTTGTTTTCCCTGTTTCCGTCTATATGATGTATCTCTAGGGAATCTTCTACAGTTAGGTTTTGTCCACAGATGTAGCATTTACCTTGCTGCTGTTTTATCCCGTAAGTTATATCTTTTGGGGCTTGCGGATGGTCTGCCATTCTTTTTGTCCAATATACCCAATCTCCGTCGTAAGGGCTTTTATTTCCTTTTACCTTGATATGTTGGGTGTATGGGAAATCGTATAGGGTAGGTACTGTATATTTTTTGTCTCCAATCTTCCATCCGAAAGTGTATTTGGATTTGGATGTTTGGTGGAATATTTTTTTACTAATGTACCCTATTCCTTCTTTGGCGAATCTTTTCCTTCCCCAGTTTAGGTATAGCTTGTTTAGCCTGTGAAATTCTAGTCGCCCAAAGGTTTCCCATGAATGGCTTCCTATTTTGAAGTAGTTTGCCCATCCTCTGATTAACCAGCTTAATTGGTTAATCATTATTATCGGGGCTTTATCGTGTCCACTATTGAGGATTTCTTTGATGTTGTTGATAAATTGTTCCACCGATTTCTCCGATGGTTTAACTTTAGTTAACATCATTAGTGGTTCCCCATTTCCTTTCTTATTGGATTTATATTTCCCTATATCATGGGTTCTGATATTAAATCCCAAAAAGTCAAGTCCAGGTTTTTCACCGTTGTATTCCTCTTTAGTATGACCTATTCTGGTTTTTTCAGGATTTAGGCTTAATCCCAAATCCTTTAGCCAGTTCTCTACCTCAATCTTGACTGCTTTGATTGTTTCTTCTCTGGCATGAAGTACAACAAAGTCATCAGCGTATCTGATTAATCTAGCTTCCCCTATTTCCTCCATTTTTCCGTTAGTCTGACCTATTCTGGTCTTTCTACAAGGGAATTTGGTTGAAATGTGAGTTTCTAAACCGTGTAAAGCTATGTTTGCCAGTAACGGAGATATTACTCCCCCCTGTGGTGTGCCTTTTTCGGTTTGATGAAATACATCCCCCACCATTACTCCGCTTTTTAGCCAAGCTCTGATTTGGGTTTCCATGACTGGAAAAGTATTGCATTTCTCGATTATCGCTGAGTGTTTGATGTTATCAAAACAGCCACTGATATCCGCATCCAAGACGTACTTGGTTTTTCGACGGACTTGGAGTTCGATGGCATCTATAGCATCATGACAGCCTCTACCTGGTCTGAATCCGTAGCTGTTAGGCTCGAATTTAGCTTCCCATTCGGGTTCTAGTGCCATTTTCGCTAATGCTTGCTTGGCTCTATCCTCTATGGTGGGGATTCCTAGATTTCTGGTTTTTCCGTTTGATTTGGGTATTTCTACTCTCCTCAGTGGCGTTGCCTTACCATCTAGTTTCAGGTTTTCAGCTAGTTTGATTCTTTCCTCGTAATTGAGGATTTTCTTGCCGTCTATTCCTGCCGTTCTCTTACCTTTGTTATCCTGTGTCACTCTTCTTACGGCTAGTAATTTAGCTTTGAAAGAGTTAATTAGGATTTTCTGGTATTTAACAACCGAACTTTTGTCACCCTTTAGGGATGCTTCGTAAATTTTGGATTGTAACTTTGATACGGTGTATTGGATGTTTGTCCAATCCACTTGTATCCATTCTGCTTCTTGAGCCTTAGACATAAGTTCAACCTGTTGATTTACTCTGATGTAGCCACTTATCTTTCGGCATATCTCTACTATTACGGTAGAGCTTTGGCTTGAGATAAGTTCCTTCCCCCCATTCTCAGATTTTGACTTAATCTCCTACGGTAGTAGGTTGAGAGTCTGGAGGTTCCCGTACCTTATTCCCCTGTCATTGTTTGTCCACTTAGGTTCTCACTTTCTACGGTACGGTCTGGGTAATCGGATTCCTATTACTCAACATAGGTTATACCACTGGCCGTATTGACCTTTTGGTCGCAGTGTATCAGTCCTTTTCACTGCTGCACTTTTCCGTAGTTCGGGCGTGAGTTCGCTTTCGCTAACCATATAGACTCCCACTTTCTAGTTCCGACTGGACTTGTCTTTCCTAGCTTTTTTTGCCCTTGCTTCCCCCCCTATCTTTGTCAGAGATAGGAAGTGGGCTGTGGAGTCACCTTCCGATAAGGTGGGGGGATTTACACCCTCATGACTGGGGTTGTGTACGTCGCACTGAGTAGTAATGCCTTAACCGATCGTGAACATCTAATCGAACTGTATAATCGAGGTGAACGCAACTTTGCCGAAGTCAGACTTAGCGGAGTCAATTTAAAGAGACAGTGTTTAAACCAGATTAACCTAAGTCATAGTTACTTAAAACGAGCCAATTTAACCGAAGCTTGTTTAATTAACGCTAATTTCAAGGACGCTTCCCTGGAAGAAGTTAATTTAAGCAAAGCTTGTCTTATCGATGCTAACCTAACTAAAGCCGATCTTTCTGGGGCAAATTTGCGCCAAACTAACCTAAGCGGCGCAATTTTGAGTAATACCATTCTCAAAAAGGCTGATTTAAGTTCTGCCTGTTTAATTCACAGTAGCTTACTTTTTGCCCAACTGTTCAAAGCAAATCTGGAAGCCGCTAATCTCACCTCAGCCACTTTAACCCATGCCATGGCGGGGAAAGCTAACCTAAAACGGGCTATTCTCACTCGTGCTATTCTTAGCTCTGCTAATCTTAGCCATGCTAACTTAAAAGAGGCTAACCTAATTCGAGCCTATCTCTATCAAGCTAATCTGGAAAACTGCCAGCTTCAATACGCCGACCTCAGCTATGCCGATTTACGCGGGGCGGATTTACGCGGGGCGGATTTACGTTGTGCTAACCTCGAAGGTGCTAATCTGACGGGAGCTAACCTCAATTGTAGTGATTTTGAGGGAGCTAACTTAACCGGAGCCGATTTAAGCAAAACTGACGCTAATAAAGCCAATTTTCGCCAGGCTAACTTAACCGGTTGTAATCTGCTCGGTGCTAATTTAGCCTCCGCTAACCTTTCCGGTGCTAATCTACACCAAGCGGGATTACTCTTGAGTTATTTAGTGGGAAGCAATCTTAAACGAGCTAATCTCAAACAAGCTAACTTAATTGGGGCGATTTTAACCGAAAATAATCTCCTTTCTGCTTCCCTCGAAGAGACTATTCTTCCTAACGGTAGTCGCGGCAATCTCCTTTCCTAATATTCCTAGAAAAACCCAGTTATAGAGACTTTTCCGCCGAGGTTTCTATAACCGTGGGGTTTTTCTTGGGGAATGATGAATTATAAATTATAAATTATGAATTGGGAGTGGGGAGTGCCAGAGTTGGGAGTGGGGAGAATAAGTAGCTCGTTATAATTAAATTAAAAATGGATTTTAGGTTCGATCCCCCCTGCTCCCCTTGATAAGGTAGGGTTGATTCATGAATCAACCCTACCCTTGATAAGGGTGGTGTCTGATAATTTTTAACGCCTACCTACTTAAATAAAAATAATCTCCTGAATACTGTCTCCCGTCTCCTGTCTCCTGTCTCCACTAGGAAATTAATTTTGCACGACTATTCAGCCCCCTCAAGGCCATGAACCGAAGATAATGGCAGACAATTACTTAATTTTACTGATAACAGGCGTTTTTTCGGGCTTATTAGCGGGTTTATTCGGTATTGGGGGTGGCACTATCTCCGTGGCGATCCTGTTAAATTTGGGCTACAGTTACGGAGAATCGGTGGCTACCAGCAGTTTAGCGATCGTTTTCACTTCCCTAGGGGGTACGATCCAAAATTGGCGATTAGGTTCCCTCAAATGGCAGCGAGTTCTCCTCTTAGGTTTACCCGGGATTTTTACGGCATTTATCGGGGTCTATCTGGTCAAATCTAGCCCCAAACACCTCCTAGAAGCGGCTTTTGGTTGTTTTTTACTGCTCAATATCTATTTAACCAATCTCAAGCAAAATTTAAGCCAAAAAGAGCCAGTTTCTGCCCTTAGATTGCATCCTAATCTAGCCTGTCTGCTAACCGGAGGAATCGCTGGATTTTTAGCCGGTATTTTCGGAATTGGCGGTGGGGCGATCATGGTGCCACTACAAATGATTTTTTTGGCAGAAAAGATCAAAATCGCCATTGTCACCAGTTTAGGTGTGGTTTTACTCAATTCGATCGCCGCCTGTTTCGCTCATGCCCAAGCCGGTCATATTCTTTATCAAAAATTTGGGTTAAAACCCCGTCGTTTTATGACGGCTTTTCCTGATCTTTGATGTAGCACTTAAGAACTTCCAGTGGCGCACCTCTCAGTTATCAGTTATCAGTTATCAGTTATCAGTGGGTAAGTTATCAGTTATCAGATGTGAGTTTTTAAGTGTGCAGTATTAAATAGAAGTTTCCTACTGTCTTTTTACTGATTACTGATCACTGATTACTAACCGACTTGGCATTATTGACAGACCTAGTTAAAATATAGTACAAACACACACATCTTAACTCAATGAAAGCAAGGTATCAATACCGCATTTACCCAACAGACCAACAAAAGAGGTTTTTGTCTCAATTGTTCGGGTGTGTGCGCGTTGTCTGGAACGATACCTTATCTTATTGCCAAGAACTCTATCGACAAGGAGAGAAAAAACCTAAATACACTGAGTTATCTAAAAGACTAACTCAAGTCAAAAAAACAGAAGAAAAACAGTGGTTAACCGAGGTTTCTTCTATTCCTTTGCAGCAGTCCTTGAGAGACTTAGAGACAGCCTATTCTAACTTTTTTGCATCTTGTAAGGGAGAAAGGAAGGGAAAGAAAGTCAAACCTCCCAAGTTTAAAAAACGCAAATCTAAGCAATCAGCGAGATTTACCGATAACGGCTTTACCGTTAACCAACACCACGTTACTTTAGCAAAAATCGGTGATTTAAGAATAGTTTGGAGTCGTCCATTACCCTCTAAACCTTCTAGCGTCACCGTGATTAAAGACGCATCAGATCGCTATTTTCTTAGTTTTGTCGTCGAGATTCAGCCCGAAATACTTCCTAATAATGGGGAGTCAGTGGGGATTGATCTAGGGATTGCTACTTTTGCTACCCTCTCAACGGGGGAAAAGATAGACGCACCGAAACCGCTAAAGAAACGATTAAAACGACTAAGAAAAGCACAGAAAAACCTTTCTAGAAAACAGAAAGGAAGTAACCGACGGGAAAAAGCTAGGAAACGAGTAGCTAAAATCCATGCAAAG
This portion of the Microcystis aeruginosa NIES-2549 genome encodes:
- a CDS encoding choice-of-anchor R domain-containing protein, giving the protein MTKNQQILAKMGGGSLALLLSLGLGQQASATTLVSNLPPITSDPTTGSDITFNQWVRSSFKTGSISYGYTLNSVTLLFRELTANNSLFVRLHRDDAGDTGALITTFNNPSPITSTAANNNFSAPTPQTLAADTTYWLVAGISSNVSGGQYRWARTNSVNQGGELGWSIGDSSLFSINQGGTWSVDPAFKAFQFSVNGTVNTPPTPPTNIPEPGSAVALLGLGGLGLASRMKKLSTRA
- a CDS encoding sulfite exporter TauE/SafE family protein translates to MADNYLILLITGVFSGLLAGLFGIGGGTISVAILLNLGYSYGESVATSSLAIVFTSLGGTIQNWRLGSLKWQRVLLLGLPGIFTAFIGVYLVKSSPKHLLEAAFGCFLLLNIYLTNLKQNLSQKEPVSALRLHPNLACLLTGGIAGFLAGIFGIGGGAIMVPLQMIFLAEKIKIAIVTSLGVVLLNSIAACFAHAQAGHILYQKFGLKPRRFMTAFPDL
- a CDS encoding RNA-guided endonuclease InsQ/TnpB family protein, giving the protein MKARYQYRIYPTDQQKRFLSQLFGCVRVVWNDTLSYCQELYRQGEKKPKYTELSKRLTQVKKTEEKQWLTEVSSIPLQQSLRDLETAYSNFFASCKGERKGKKVKPPKFKKRKSKQSARFTDNGFTVNQHHVTLAKIGDLRIVWSRPLPSKPSSVTVIKDASDRYFLSFVVEIQPEILPNNGESVGIDLGIATFATLSTGEKIDAPKPLKKRLKRLRKAQKNLSRKQKGSNRREKARKRVAKIHAKIKDTRTDFLHKLSTRVVRENQTIILEDLNTSGMVKNRKLSRAISDLGWRSFRDMLSAKSDKYGRDFRIISRWEPTSQRCSCCGNIGGKKALNIREWECLFCGTFHDRDINAAINIKVAGGQSETSKNGRGGKCKTSVKEAASREASTHPKIVQLSLFDLPVITVRPRR
- the ltrA gene encoding group II intron reverse transcriptase/maturase — translated: MSKAQEAEWIQVDWTNIQYTVSKLQSKIYEASLKGDKSSVVKYQKILINSFKAKLLAVRRVTQDNKGKRTAGIDGKKILNYEERIKLAENLKLDGKATPLRRVEIPKSNGKTRNLGIPTIEDRAKQALAKMALEPEWEAKFEPNSYGFRPGRGCHDAIDAIELQVRRKTKYVLDADISGCFDNIKHSAIIEKCNTFPVMETQIRAWLKSGVMVGDVFHQTEKGTPQGGVISPLLANIALHGLETHISTKFPCRKTRIGQTNGKMEEIGEARLIRYADDFVVLHAREETIKAVKIEVENWLKDLGLSLNPEKTRIGHTKEEYNGEKPGLDFLGFNIRTHDIGKYKSNKKGNGEPLMMLTKVKPSEKSVEQFINNIKEILNSGHDKAPIIMINQLSWLIRGWANYFKIGSHSWETFGRLEFHRLNKLYLNWGRKRFAKEGIGYISKKIFHQTSKSKYTFGWKIGDKKYTVPTLYDFPYTQHIKVKGNKSPYDGDWVYWTKRMADHPQAPKDITYGIKQQQGKCYICGQNLTVEDSLEIHHIDGNRENNKKTNKAIVHNYCHKSHHRMAVSLQEILDVA
- a CDS encoding Uma2 family endonuclease; protein product: MQVQIEKRYYTPEEYCQLEETAEYKNEYLDGEIIPMTGATTNHNLIAGNFYKNFPAKINNEDYWTFMSDVRLWMPIYRFYTYPDVMVIKGKPLYEGKGTNTVTNALIIVEVLSKSTRDYDRTDKFKFYRSIPDFKEYILIDQYRYYVEQFYQQNNGEWLFKASESENDVLRFHSVDFQISLLDIYQRIDFNLSEE
- a CDS encoding pentapeptide repeat-containing protein, yielding MSSNALTDREHLIELYNRGERNFAEVRLSGVNLKRQCLNQINLSHSYLKRANLTEACLINANFKDASLEEVNLSKACLIDANLTKADLSGANLRQTNLSGAILSNTILKKADLSSACLIHSSLLFAQLFKANLEAANLTSATLTHAMAGKANLKRAILTRAILSSANLSHANLKEANLIRAYLYQANLENCQLQYADLSYADLRGADLRGADLRCANLEGANLTGANLNCSDFEGANLTGADLSKTDANKANFRQANLTGCNLLGANLASANLSGANLHQAGLLLSYLVGSNLKRANLKQANLIGAILTENNLLSASLEETILPNGSRGNLLS